In Pan troglodytes isolate AG18354 chromosome 20, NHGRI_mPanTro3-v2.0_pri, whole genome shotgun sequence, the genomic window gcagtggcgagatcatagctcactccagcctccacctccagggctcaagccaacctcctgcctcagcctcccaagtagctgggactacaagcacaggccacccaccacacctagctaatttttttaagatggagtcctgctctgtcgccaggctagagtgcagtggcacgatcttggctcactgcaacctccatctcccaggttcaagtgattctcctgcctcagcctcccaagtagctgggattacaggcgagtgccaccacgcccggctaatttttgtattttcagtaaagacagggtttcaccatgttgggcaggatggtttcgatctcttgacctcgtgatccgccggcctcagcctcccaaagtgctgggattacaggtgtgagccacagcgcctggctagctaatttctttctttctttctttctttctttctttctttctttcttttttttttttgagagataatggggtttcactatgttgcccaggctggtctcaaactcctgacctcaagtaatccacctgccttggtctcccaaagtgctgggattacaggcatgagtcactgcgcctagTTTCATTCAATGCTTATTAACTGAGAGAATGGCTTGGCTCTTTCTTCTGTCCCTCCCTCGCCATGTGGCCTGGGCCAAGCCCCTTGACTTCAGTGCCTTGGTGTCTGCTCTCCATGTGTGCCCTTCCTTTAGGCATCCCCTGGGATGAAGAAAGTTCTGCATCAGTCACTGGCCAGACCCAACCCAGGACGGTCTGCCTCAGAGGTGAGGGAGGCTTCCTTAGTCCTCCGTCAATGCCCTGGCTATGCTCAATGGGTGTCTAAcgatctttttctttcttttcttttctttttttttttgagactgggtctcagtctgttgcccaggctggagtgcagtggcatgatctcagctcactgcaagctctgcctcctggattcaccccattctcttgcctcagcctcccaagtagctgggactacaggcgcctgccaccacgcccggctattttttgtatttttagcagagacggggtttcaccatgttagctaggatggtctcgatctcctgacctcgtgatccacacgcctcggcctcccaaactgctgggattacaggcgtgagccaccgtgcccggcctctttttcttttcttttttttttttttttgaaacacagtctctttctgtcacccagactggagagcagtggtgcagtcatagttcactgcagcctcaaacccctgagctcaagtgatcctcctgcctcagcctcccgagctgggaccacaggcacgcaccaccatgccctactgatttaattttttgtagagaaagaatattgctatgttgcccaggctggtcttgaactcctagactgaAGCAcgcctcccacctcggcctcccaaagcgctgggagtataggcgagagccaccactcccagcctaacGATCTCTCTTGAACTGCAAAACCCCTAGCTTGGGCTGGCTGAGGTCAAGATGAGCCCTTCCCCAAGGAGGCGGCGTCAGTGCAGGACAGCAGCTTAGGCAGCACCTAAGGACTTTTATTGACCACATGACCCCCTCAGGGGTGCTAGTGGGGTATCCTTCGGCATCCTGGCAGCAGCCGCCGCCACAGTTCTTGGCTGAGCAGCTCCTGTTCCCTGCGGGCACCCTGAAGCACGCTCCGGTTTTCCTGGGCCCTCCGGATCAGGTAGGGGATTACCTCCTCCAAGGAGCCATAGGGGATGGACTTATACACTACATAGCCGGCCTGCCCTGCAGGGagagtgggttttgttttttcgtttttggtgtttttctgagacagagtctcgctctgttgcccaggctggagtgcagtggtgcaatctcggctcactgcaagctctgcctccaggttcaagcgattctcatgcctcagcctccagaatggctgggattataggcgcttgccacgacgcccggctcatttttgtatttttagtagaggtggggtttcaccatgttggccaggctggtctcgaactcctgacctcaagttatcctcctgctttggcctcccaaagtgctgggattacaggcgtgagccaccatgcccagcctggagtgttgACAGGGTATGGGCTTGGGCTGGGGGGACACTCCCCAGTCCCCACCTGGAACAGAGACTTCTGTTTCTGAGAACATGGCAGATTAAGTGAGTTGGATAAAATTTCTAACTGAAAAAGCTAAAAGTCCTggagcaaacttttttttttctctcttagacagggtcttgccctgtggcccaggctggagtgcagtggtgtgatcacgactcactgctgctttgacctcccaggctcaaacaatcctcccacctcagcctcctgaatagctgggaccacaggcatgcacctccacgcccagctgtttttattttatctcaattgattaattaatttatttatttattttgagacagagtcttggtctgtcgccctggctggagggcagtggcacaatctcagcacactgaccaacctggccaacatggtgaaaccccgtctctactaaaaatacaaaaattggctgggcatggtggtgcgtgcctataatcccggctactggggaggcggaggcaggagaatcacttgaacccaggaggcagaggttgaagtgagctgagatcgtgccactgcactccagtctgggcgacagagccagactctgtctcaaaaccaaaataaataagctgggcgtcgtggctcacgcctgtaatcccagcactctgggaggccaaggcaggcagatcacctgaggtcaggagtttgagaccagcctggcaaacatggtaagaccccatctctactaaaaacacaaaaattagctgggcgtggtggcagccgcctgtaatcccagctacttgggaggctgaggcaggagaatcgcttgaacctgggaggcaaaggttgcagtgagccaagatggcaccactggactcctgcctgggtaacagagcaagactctgtctcaaaataaataaataaataaataaataaataaataaaataaaataaaagagaaaatgagaacccagagagagaagagacacagTAAGCCACTTCTGCCCCAAAAGCAAAACTGAGGTGCTATCTGATGAATTCAGAGAGTTGCGGGGGGACATTGAGTCAGTCTTCAAGCCTGAGGTGAGAGTTATAAGGGAGAACTTCCCCAAGTTAAGCTGGAACCCAAAAATCTACACCCTCAGAGTAAGAGTTAATAAAAAGTCAACCCTGCAACCTTCCCCCAGTCCCAGGAAATGGTCTTGGCCATAAACAGatcaaggaagaaaacagaaaaatccacCTCTGCGAAGTTGGGGCTATGGGTTAACCCCCTTATGTATTTGCAGCTCAAATTTGTGCCAGTGGGGTGTTTCAAGAAACCTCAAGCTATGAATTTAGGATAAAGTGATTTCGTTCTGCTTAGCACCTGGCAGAAGGAAACGTTAATTATCTGGTGTCAGGCCCTGAGGAGCAGCACAGTAAAGATAACAAAACACACAAgaaataatacaccatgatcaagaaCCAGCAGAAATGACAGACggcagacacagagacacagccTTGGAAGGCCCGCAGACACCGGAATGACAGATCTCTCTGGAAGGATCTGGAGGCTGGGCCTTGGTTGGGAATAGGAGAAGGGCTCTGGCTGGGAGGGAGTGAGGCCTGGGGcttgatgggggtgggggagccaTTCACATACCCAGTGCTAGAGAGACGTGGTCACACATGCCCAGAAGTTGTCCGAAACAGACAGTCCCATCCAGAGGAATGCCCAGCTCCCACATGCTACAGAAAAGGCCACATCATCAGTCCAGACCATGGCTGCATCTACAGCTTAAAGTCAGCCACTATGCACCCATATGGCAGCTCCAGTAATTCAAATATTGAAGTATTTCCAAACTCAATGATACATAATAACCAGTCCTTTGCATTCCTTGAAGGTCCCCCAGTGACTCCCAGCCAGTTCCCTGGAGCCCTCAGACCTCCTCATGCCCCAGCAAATAAGGGGCAACGTCTTGTTCATCTGGGACCTATAAGGACTTACAGGTATAGCAGGGGttaatgtgtttgtttgtttgtttgttttaagaggtAGGgacttgctttgttacccaggctggagtgcagtggctcaagcactgctcactgcagtctcaacctcttgggctcaagtgatccttccacctcccgaatagctgggactacaggtgtgcgccaccacacccagctgttttttttttttaatttgttgtagaaatggggtcttgctgtgttgcccaggctggtctcaaacaatcctccaccttcgcctcccaaagtgctgggattataggcatgtgccaaccatgcctggctataaatatttttaaaattctccccAGAACACCTCTGTCCATCTCTGGCATTTGAgcaaaggagaggaagggagggccCTTTTGTGGGCACCTATTTCCCGCCCATCCCTCCACCTCATACCGCTTGGTTGCCTGGCGAACAGATTCCTCATTGTGGGAAGCCACCATGAGGTGGCACGTGGGGCCATGGCGGGCCACGTGCGTCAGCATCAGTTCCAGGCAGCGGCTGTAACTGAAGGGAGATGCTCTGTTCAGCTCACCTGGTGAGCGAGGGTCAGGCCCCAGCgactggggtgggtggggtgctCCTAAGCGAGGGGTCTCTGGAACCAGTACTCTGTTCCATCTGCACCAGTTGTAAGGGACATCACTTCTCCGAGCCACTTTCATCTTCTggggttttttgggggttttgtttgtttgtttttgagatggagtctcactctgttgcccaggctggaatgcagtggcatgatctcagctcaccgcaacctccacctcccaggttcaagtgattctcctgcctcagcctcccgagcagctgggattacaggcatgcaccatcacacccggctaatttttgtatctttagtagagacggagtttcgccatgttgcccaggctggactcgaactcctgacctcaggtgatctgcccgcctcagcctcccagagtgctgggattacaggtgtgagccaccgcacccggccccatgtTAATCTCTTGTTACTGTGAGTTTCCAAGCAACACTGTTGTGAGGATGGAGTCAGATAAGGGGGATATGAAGTCTTTGGGACAGTGGCAGCAGTCTCACAGGAGAGGGTCGCATCACGTGCACAAGATGACATTTCCCCAAGGTTATCACTGCTGCATTGTCAACAGAACATCACTAgcaacagcccaaatgtccataaatGGGGAACTGGCTAAGGAAATTGTGGTACAGAGAAGATAGTGCTCTATCGCGCAActgtgaaaaggaaggaagacacTGTCTGGGTACTGATACGGAAGAGGAAATAGATTGGCAAACACCTTGCAAGCATGCTGCAGGCCACGGGCCACGCTATGTATTTCACATCCTCTGTGGGTCTTCCCTATCGCCCCCCAGAACTGTTTTCTAACCTTCTCTGCCCCTCAGGAAGCTGACACTTTTGCCCCACATCCCCCATGGAGTCATATGCAGGAAGGAGTGTGGCCCCTCCCTGCTCACCCTGACTGTGTTCTCTGTGTGGCCACAGCTCCCTAAGGTGGCCCCTCTCCTTCAACTACAGCATAGGGGTCAAAATAGCTTCCTAATAGCTTCCCTGACTTTGCCCACACTTCCTTTTCGTTTTGtgttttttagagactgggtctcactctgttgcccaggttggagtgcagtggcgtgatctcggctcactgaatcctccaactcctgggctcaagcgatcctcccaccttgggctcccaaaatgctgggattacaggtgtgaggccctGCACCTGGCCCCTGACACTTCTATAAACAGCCTCTTCACCACATTTCCTTTAGTTAAAACCCTTTGTGCAGAATTCTGTTTCCTTTGGGAAAAGCTAATCACTCATCTAATTCTCACATCaactctgggaggcagatgttCTTATTCCCTTTTTACAGAGTGGGGAGACTGAAGCTGAGAGGGGTTCTATCTCTTgtccccaggtcacacagctagaggTGGccaggctgggatttgaactcaggctgtCTGATGCTCCAGAGCCCAGGCTCCTTATTGGTAGGCTATTCTGCCTTTAAAATGCACAGTTGAGGCTGGACATgctggcttacgcctataatcccagcacttggggaggccaaggcaggagggctgcttgagcctaggagttcaagactagcctgggcaacatagggagaccccgtgtctacaaaaataaaaaaatgtgttgggcatggtggtgtgcaccggtGGTcttagctactggggagactgaggtgggaggatggcttgggcctggggagtcaaggctgcagtgagccaagatcgcaccactgcactccagcctgggcgacagagtgagaccctgtctcaaaaataacttaaaaaacaaatgaaaaaagccaaatatacaaatattgtatgattccatttatatgattgtctagaataggcaaatccacagagacaaaaagtaggttagtggtttccaggggctgaggggaggagggaacAGAAGGCAACTGACTGCTCATTGGTATGAGGttactttttggggtgatgaaaatattgtgGAATCAaagagtggtgatggttgcacaattttgGGAATATACTAAACTCCACTGAATTGTACATGTTAAAATTGTGACTTCTATGATacgtgaattatatttcaatatttaaaataatagtgcaaattattattattattttgagatggagtctcactctgtcgcccaggctggagtgtagtggcgcaatcttggctcactacaacctttgcctcctgggttcaagtgattctccttcctcagcctcccaagtagctgggattaccagtgcaagccaccacacccggctaatttttgtatttttagtagagacagggtttcaccatgtttgtcaggctggtctcaaactcctggcctcaggtgatctgcctgcctcagcctcccaaagtgccgggattacaagcgtgagccaccatgcccggccataattttttatgtttaatgtttttacagatggggtcttgctatgttgtgcagATTGggctcaaacccctgggctcaagcaatctttctgcctcagcctcccaagtagttgggatgacaggtgcacaccactgtgcctggcttggtgCCAGTTAAGCTGATGGTACACAAACGTGCCCTGGAGCCCCTGCAGATCTTGGACATGAGCCTGGATTCCAAGCGTGGCTAGGCTACCTGCTCTGTAGCCTGGCTGAGTCCCTGTGGCCCCCAGAGAAGGTACCAAGAAGTAAAGATCTAAGGAGGTGAGGGATGGGGCCATGCCGCTGTCTGCAGTGGGAATGTCCCAGGCAGTGGAAACAGGATGTGCCAAGCCCCTGGGTAACATGGAGGAGGCCTGTGTGGCTGTAGTGgagtgagggagaggaagagagggagggaaagttAGGGAAGTGACAGGGAGCATGTGGGGCTTAGAGGCCACTGTaaggatttctttttgttttttttgtttgtttgtttgtttgtttgttttgagacagattctcgctctgctgcccaggctgaagtgcagtggtgcagtcatggctcactgcagccttgaactcctggcctcaagtgatcctcccacctcagcctcctaagtggctggaactacaggcatgtgctaccacacctgactatttttaaaatttttttagagatggggtctccctgtgttgcccaggctggtctccaactcctgctctcaagtgaatctctagcctcagcctcccaaagcactgggattacaggtatgagccactgcacccaaccactAGGTGTTATTATTTCCTGCAGAGGCCGGCTGGCCCAGGCCTACCTCTGACTGGTGGCCTCATAGTCAGGCTGAGTGGGGTCTTCCATCCCATGGAGCTGGGCCACCGCTCTCTCCTTGTCCAGATATGCACCTCGTACCAGCTTCACTCCGAAGGCCAGGCCGGCCCTGTGCGCAGCCTCTGCATCCCTCCCCAGCCGCTCGAATGTGTCCTATAGGGCACGCAGGCAGGTTCTGGTAGGTCAGGGTGTGGGGACCCCAGCCTGCACCTCCTGGAACACACTGCACACCTTTAGACAGGCCTGGTAGGTGTTCCACACCCAGGGCCCGCCTTCACCCGGGCTGTTCCAGCGCACAGCCAGGGCAGCCACCAGCAGCGAGAGCGCAGGGTTCAGTGAGGTGTACTCTGCATCCACCAGGAGCCGCACGTGCTGGGCCCGGGCATACTGATGGTGACAGAGACGACGGTCAGGGCCCCGGGTGTCCAGCAGGGGCAGTGGAGCCAGATCCCAGCAGGAGGGGTTACCTGTGCCACCCGATGCAGGCGGCTGAGGGAGGCCCGGAGGTGCTGGTTCCAGCAGGAGGGGTTACCTGTGCCACCCGATGCAAGCAGCTGAGGGAGGCCCGGAGGTGCTGGTTCCAGCAGGAGGGGTTACCTGTGCCACCCGATGCAAGCGGCTGAGGGAGGCCCGGAGGTGCTGGTTCTGCTCAGCATTGAGGCAGGAGACCTGGAGGCTCTAGGGGGCAGCAGGGGAAGTGGGGAAAAGCTTATAAGTTGCTAGAAATCTAAAAATGAGCAATATCAGTTAGGTACTATTTATTGAGGGGGTTATGAGCCTAGAATCAGGGCTTGAATCCAGGCTTCACCacctactgtgtgaccttgggcaagttatgtaacctttctgggcctcagtttttgtttgtttgtttgtttgtttgttttttgagacagtctggctctgttgctcaggctggagtgcagtggcatgatctcagttcactgcaacctctgcctcctgggttcaagcgattctcctgcttcagcctcccgagtagctgggattataggcgcccgccatcatgcccggctaatatttgtacttttagtagagacagggtttaaccatgttggccaggctggtctcgaactcctgacctcaagtgatctgcccacctcagcctcccaaagtgctgggattacaggcgtgagccaccgtgctcagccctcCCTGCTACTCTTTGAACACGAGGGCAccttcccacctccagccctttACCTGCTCCCATGTTTCCTTCAAGTATTTGCTCTAATGTCACTTTCTCAACATGGTTTTCCCAGCTATACTTTGgcaacttcttttcctcttcctcagccttatTTTCCCTTACTTGTTACGTACTGACTTTTGTTttgctgagacagggtcttgctgtgttgcccaggctggaatgcagtggcacgatcatgctcactgcagcctccacctccccagctcaagcaatcctcctgcttcagccttccaagtacctagtaccacaggcacccaccaccatgccgggctaattctTTACTATTTGTAGAGTcaaggtcttcctatgttgcccaggctggtctcagactcctggactcaagcgatcctcccacctcagccttccaaagtgctggggttctGACTTTGGTTTTAATTATTGTCTCTTGCCCCTGACTTGCAAGTAAGTGCCTCGAGGTCAGGGATTTTGCCTTCATGCTTCCTCGGCCCCTAGCACCATGTCTGGAACAAGATAGATGTTCAGCAAACACTTCGGGAGTGGATATGCTTGTAACATGGAAATAAGAACCATTTCTAACTCACAGTCTTATGCAGATTCATCTGGCTGAATGTGAGCTGCTGGTGACTCCAGGGAGTCTGGCTGGGTTCAAAGAAGTTGGGAAATGGAAGAAAGAGGAACAGGTGGGGCTGAAAGCTTTATTATATCCAACAGGGTCGATACAGATGACATAGGCCTAGGCTTGCTCATGGAATCCCACCTGGAGGCAGGTTGGGCTGGAAGCTGCAAACTTCCGCATGGTGGGGAGAATGCTGCCTCCTGGAGAAGGGAAAAGCTGGAGGCAGCAGCCTGGTTTCCTCCTCCCGCGTCAGAGGATTGTCTCCTGCTTGACTTGGGGCATAGTCTTAGGCCCTCAGGGAGCTATTTCAGGCACCCACCAAATATTTAACTCATTTGATATTTACCACTCTCTAATGTACCAACTGTTGTTATCCCCCATTTtctagatggggaaactgaggcacagagcagggaaGTCACTTGtcaaaagtcacacagctaactCAGGGCAGACCTGAGCTTTAAACCTCAGCCTTTCCAGAGGCTgggtctttctctcttttctccctccctccctccctccttccctccctccctcccttccttccttccttcttttctttttttttgagatagatctcactgtgtctcccaggcaagagtgcagtggtgcaagttcaagtgattcccctgcctcagcctcctgagtaactgggactacaggcacttgccaccacttctggataagttttatatttttagtagagatggggtttcaccatgttgcccaggctggtctcaaactcctgacctcaagtgatccagccccacttagcctcccaaagtgctgggattacaggtgtgagctacggcACCTggccctcttttcttctctctttctttctttctttctttctttctttctttctttctttctttccttcctccctccctccctccctctctttctttctttcttcgcTCTCAAACTTGccagctcaagcaatcgtcccaccttagcctcccaagtagccaggattacaggtgcctgccaccacacccagctaatttaaagaaattttttgtagagatgagggcttACTATATTACTCAGGTTGGtattgacctcctgggctcaagtgaccctcctgccttagcctccacaccaggtgtgcaccagcacacaggctgattttttaatttttttgtagagatgagatctcactatgttgcccaggcaggtctcaaactcctgggctcaagtgagcctccaatttcagcctcccaaaatgcagattacaggcatgaggcaccgcacccagcctgttttaatCCTTAAAACCACTGAGAAGTTGCTGTCACTCTCCCTACAGGAATAAACTAAAGCTCATGAAGAGGTGAACTCCTTACTCTCCAAAGCTGATTTTCTGACCATGAAATCTTGTTTCTACGTGTTCTCTGacacactttaaaaattacaaataaggccaggtacagtggctcctgcctgtaatcccagcactttgggaggccgaggcacgtggatcacgaggtcaggagttaaagaccagcctggccaacacagtgaaaccccatctctactaaaaatacaaaacttagctgggtgtggtggcatgcgcctgtagctccagctactcaggaggctggggcaggagaatcgtttgaacccgggaggcagaggttgcagtgagccgagatcacaccactgcactccagcctgggcaacagagccagatgccgtttcaaaaaaaaaaaaaaaaaagctgggcttggtggctcacgcctgtaatcccagcactttgggaggctgaggcgggcatttcacctgaggtcaggagttcaagaccagcctggccaacatggtgaagcctcatccctactaaaactacaaaaattagccgggtgtgatggcaggcgcttgtaatcccagctacttgggaggctgaagcaggagaacctgggaggcggaggtcgcagtgagccaagattgcgccactgcattccagcctgggcaacagagcaagactctgtcttaaaataataataataataataaataaatagataaataaaaattacaaataaaaaaaggttagaaaaagaaacatcagCGTGTCCACTATAGCATTGTTTGGGagggtggagacacagaggccACCCAGGGGTTCACCCCAGGAGAGGTAAATCATGCAGCAGCTAGAATCAACTATTGGAAACAgtgggggccgggcatggtggctcagcccgtaatcccaacaatttgggagggtgaggcaagaagtttttttttttttttttttgagatggagtcttactctgtcgccaggctggagtgcagtggcacgatctcggcttactgcaacctccacctcccagttcaagcgattctcctgcctcagcctcccaagtaactgggactacaggtgcgtgccaccacgtccagataatttttgtatttctagtagagatgaggttttaccatgttggccaggctggtcttgaactcctgacctccagtaatccatccgcctcagcctcccaaagtgctgggattacaggcgtgagccactgcccctggccatgTTCTAAATCTTGATAGGGATTTGGATTGCTCAAGTGTGTGTATTGGTTAAGGTTCATCAAAGGGCACATTTACAATGTGTGTAGTTCATTGTTTtaccttgaaagaaaaaaagtactgcGAATAATTATTGGGCTCTAATTAATGAGCCCATTATTCATATCCTGAAGCATTTAGGGGGAAAACGTGTctgcaatttactttgaaatgcaccaaaaaataagatggattgatggatggatagaggaATAGAGGGATAGATATGATTTAAAGTGAGTATAGTTAAAGGTGGCAGGTACATGGATGTTCATGTacaattctttttacttttctgtatatttgaaaatttttataatagaatattgGGGAAAATATGCCCCCCACAAATGGTATACACCTGGCAAAACAAAAtcatagaaacaaaaagataTGCATTATACAAGAcggcaggctgggtgtggtggctcacacctataatcccagaactttgggaggctgaggctgggggattgcttgaggccatgagttagAG contains:
- the PRODH2 gene encoding hydroxyproline dehydrogenase isoform X3; the encoded protein is MLRTCYVLCSQAGPLSRGWQSLSFDGGAFHLKGTGELTRALLVLRLCAWPPLVTHGLLLQAWSRRLLGSRLSGAFLRASVYGQFVAGETAEEVRGCVQQLRTLSLRPLLAVPTEEEPDSAAKSGEAWYEGNLGAMLRCVDLSRGLLEPPSLAEASLMQLKVTALTSTRLCKELASWVRRPGASLELSPERLAEAMDSGQSLQVSCLNAEQNQHLRASLSRLHRVAQDTFERLGRDAEAAHRAGLAFGVKLVRGAYLDKERAVAQLHGMEDPTQPDYEATSQSYSRCLELMLTHVARHGPTCHLMVASHNEESVRQATKRMWELGIPLDGTVCFGQLLGMCDHVSLALGQAGYVVYKSIPYGSLEEVIPYLIRRAQENRSVLQGARREQELLSQELWRRLLPGCRRIPH
- the PRODH2 gene encoding hydroxyproline dehydrogenase isoform X1, with the translated sequence MLRTCYVLCSQAGPLSRGWQSLSFDGGAFHLKGTGELTRALLVLRLCAWPPLVTHGLLLQAWSRRLLGSRLSGAFLRASVYGQFVAGETAEEVRGCVQQLRTLSLRPLLAVPTEEEPDSAAKSGEAWYEGNLGAMLRCVDLSRGLLEPPSLAEASLMQLKVTALTSTRLCKELASWVRRPGASLELSPERLAEAMDSGQSLQVSCLNAEQNQHLRASLSRLHRVAQYARAQHVRLLVDAEYTSLNPALSLLVAALAVRWNSPGEGGPWVWNTYQACLKDTFERLGRDAEAAHRAGLAFGVKLVRGAYLDKERAVAQLHGMEDPTQPDYEATSQSYSRCLELMLTHVARHGPTCHLMVASHNEESVRQATKRMWELGIPLDGTVCFGQLLGMCDHVSLALGQAGYVVYKSIPYGSLEEVIPYLIRRAQENRSVLQGARREQELLSQELWRRLLPGCRRIPH
- the PRODH2 gene encoding hydroxyproline dehydrogenase isoform X2, yielding MLRTCYVLCSQAGPLSRGWQSLSFDGGAFHLKGTGELTRALLVLRLCAWPPLVTHGLLLQAWSRRLLGSRLSGAFLRASVYGQFVAGETAEEVRGCVQQLRTLSLRPLLAVPTEEEPDSAAKSGEAWYEGNLGAMLRCVDLSRGLLEPPSLAEASLMQLKVTALTSTRLCKELASWVRRPGASLELSPERLAEAMDSGQSLQVSCLNAEQNQHLRASLSRLHRVAQYARAQHVRLLVDAEYTSLNPALSLLVAALAVRWNSPGEGGPWVWNTYQACLKDTFERLGRDAEAAHRAGLAFGVKLVRGAYLDKERAVAQLHGMEDPTQPDYEATSQSMWELGIPLDGTVCFGQLLGMCDHVSLALGQAGYVVYKSIPYGSLEEVIPYLIRRAQENRSVLQGARREQELLSQELWRRLLPGCRRIPH